The Geodermatophilaceae bacterium NBWT11 genome has a segment encoding these proteins:
- a CDS encoding xanthine dehydrogenase family protein subunit M: MREFRYEKAADPASAVALLADEPTGAYLGGGTNLVDLMRLGVATPDLLVDVRQLTSTEVTDLPDGGLRIGAAVPNADLTGERRVRERYPLLAQALLAGASGQLRNRATTGGNLLQRTRCTYFTDVTMPCNKREAGSGCAAVGGYHRNLAVLGATNEGGESPHTCVATHPSDMAVALRALDATVQVLGRDGERSIPIAELHRLPGDDPTRDTTLAHGELITAIDVPALPWATRSRYRKVRDRASYAFALVSVAAAMDLQGTGPDAVVGDVRIALGGVAHKPWRATVAEDALRGGPATEAAFTAAAEAELAAADPLSDNAFKIPMVTNMITRTLLQISAEARA; the protein is encoded by the coding sequence AAGGCCGCCGACCCGGCCAGCGCGGTCGCGCTGCTGGCCGACGAACCGACCGGGGCCTACCTGGGCGGGGGCACCAACCTGGTCGACCTCATGCGGCTGGGCGTGGCCACCCCGGACCTGCTGGTCGACGTCCGGCAGCTGACCTCCACCGAGGTCACCGACCTGCCCGACGGCGGGCTGCGCATCGGTGCCGCGGTGCCCAACGCCGACCTCACCGGCGAGCGCCGGGTCCGGGAGCGCTACCCGCTGCTGGCCCAGGCGCTGCTGGCCGGGGCGAGCGGGCAGCTGCGCAACCGGGCCACCACCGGCGGCAACCTGCTCCAGCGCACGCGGTGCACCTACTTCACCGACGTGACGATGCCGTGCAACAAGCGGGAGGCGGGCTCCGGCTGCGCCGCCGTCGGCGGCTACCACCGCAACCTCGCCGTGCTCGGCGCCACGAACGAGGGCGGGGAGTCCCCGCACACCTGCGTGGCCACCCACCCCTCCGACATGGCCGTCGCGCTGCGCGCCCTGGACGCCACCGTGCAGGTGCTGGGCCGGGACGGCGAGCGGAGCATCCCGATCGCCGAGCTGCACCGCCTGCCCGGGGACGACCCGACCCGCGACACCACGCTCGCGCACGGGGAGCTGATCACCGCGATCGACGTCCCGGCTCTGCCGTGGGCGACCCGCTCGCGCTACCGCAAGGTCCGGGACCGGGCCTCCTACGCCTTCGCCCTGGTCAGCGTGGCCGCGGCCATGGACCTGCAGGGCACCGGCCCGGACGCCGTCGTCGGTGACGTCCGGATCGCCCTGGGCGGGGTCGCGCACAAGCCCTGGCGGGCCACCGTGGCCGAGGACGCCCTGCGTGGCGGGCCGGCCACCGAGGCCGCCTTCACCGCGGCCGCCGAGGCCGAGCTGGCCGCCGCCGACCCGCTCAGCGACAACGCGTTCAAGATCCCGATGGTCACGAACATGATCACCCGCACCCTGCTCCAGATCTCCGCGGAGGCCCGCGCATGA